The stretch of DNA ATCTAAATCTGGTTGTACCTGTAAATTGGCTACTAATTCAATGGACAAAACTGGTTGATGCTCTGGCATATTAAACTCCTAATTCTCCTAATGCTTCAGCAATCTCACCACTATCTTTCTCAGTTCGCTGCTTATATTCTTGCCATTGCTTTTCATCCCATATTTCCAATCGATTATAAAGTCCGGTAATGACCACCTGTTTTTTTAGCAGGCCAAAGTTGAGTAAATAATCAGGAACATTTATTCTACCCTGACCATCCATCGCTACATCCATTGCACCAGCTAATAATAATCGGGCAAAGGCTCTGGTTTTTGCTTGATTAATTGGTAACTTACTTAACTTTTCGGCAAGTATTTGCCAATCTTGCCGCGTATAAACAAAAAGACAATTATCCAAACCTCTGGTAATCACCAATCCACCTTTAAATTTGACTCTAAACTTAACTGGTAGAGCCAAGCGTCCTTTGTCGTCCAAATTATGATAGTATTCGCCAATAAACATTGATGTAATTTTAGTTATCCCCACTTTTAACCACTTTGTACCCTATAGTACTATTATATACCACAAATAGATACTCCGCAACCATCTTTATGCACAAGATTACAATAAAAAAACAAAAAACAGTCAAATAAATAACTGTTTATATCTTATTTATCAAAATAACTTATTTTTTTGTGGTAATATTTGGTTCGCGGAAATAATCAGGGATAATAAAACCTTTTTTTGTTTTTTTACTTTGGCTAATGATGTTTTTTATCACATCCTCGTCAATCGGACCGTGGGTTACTTTAAAAATTGGTATTTGCTGTGACCAAGCTAAAGCGTTAGCAATAGCGGTAAATCCACGCAAACTACTAAACGATGCTGGCTGATAATATACTGCAATAGCTGTTAAATCATTGGTTTTGATCTTCTGATCACCAAACCAGGAAATTAATTGTTGCAAATATTCATTTCTCCCATAAGGAAATTTAGCAGCAACAATAAAAGAAACGCCGTCATACAGTTCAAAGCAGATGTGATCTGGACTAAATTGTATTACTAAAATCATTTCTTGATCTTATCTATTAAAATAATCGCTTTACGTTCTAATAAGTCATATAAAAATTTATCCGTCATGGTCTGCCGATAAATATACTCGGCGTTAGTAAAATGAGTATAGCGTATCGGCTGATGAGTAATCTTTTCAATTTCACGAATCAGAAAGGATAAATCTTTTTTGTTCATATTACCAATAAGCAAAATATCAGTTTTAGCCTCCTCGTCATTAACAAAATAACCCAGTAACGATAGAAATTTGATACCATCGTATTTTTTAATAGACTCCATTATTCTTTTCTGTAATAAAAGTCGAGCTTTAATAAATAAATTAGCTAACTCCTCTCGTAAGATAAATCCTTGATTCAAATAATAATATTTGCGATGATCAAAATCAACGCTGGCAACTAAATCAAATTTCTCTAAATTGGCCAGTTCTCGACGCACGGAGTTCAGGCGTTCGCCAATTAGCCGTGTAATTTCCCGTACATAGAATCTTTTCTGACCATTAAAAAGAAATAAATAAAGCAATTTCTCTCTGGTTCGTGAACTAAATAATTGTTCTAACATTTTTACTTTTACGCTATTATATAAATATAGTATAATAATTTTGTCTAAATTTGCAAATCAATGAACA from Candidatus Komeilibacteria bacterium CG_4_10_14_0_2_um_filter_37_10 encodes:
- a CDS encoding cell division/cell wall cluster transcriptional repressor MraZ — protein: MFIGEYYHNLDDKGRLALPVKFRVKFKGGLVITRGLDNCLFVYTRQDWQILAEKLSKLPINQAKTRAFARLLLAGAMDVAMDGQGRINVPDYLLNFGLLKKQVVITGLYNRLEIWDEKQWQEYKQRTEKDSGEIAEALGELGV